In Deltaproteobacteria bacterium, one DNA window encodes the following:
- a CDS encoding DUF1957 domain-containing protein, producing MARGYLAIVLHAHLPFVRHPEHEDFLEERWLFEALTETYIPLLQVYQNLLRDGVDFRITMSFSPPLTAMLRDPLLMQRYAKYLDRTIELANLEMGRTRNEQTFNRLACMYHDRLSSIRDTYRNCQGNVSAAFAAIERMGMLEIITCTATHQFFPLADRNWTTMRAQVQIAADHHEHHFGKRAPGMWLAECGYVSGIEELLREAGIRYFFVDTHGLLFAEPRPLYGIFSPTFCPTGVAAFARDPESSKQVWSAQEGYPGDPVYREFYRDIGFDLPLSYIRPYIHPDGIRVQTGLKYYRITSRNSEYKEPYDPGLAESKAAEHAANFLFNRERQIEYLCERMDRKPIIVAPYDAELFGHWWYEGPHFLELLFRKMQYDQATVSPILPSEYLNEYPTNQVARPATSSWGYKGYGEVWLDQSNHWIYPHLHKIAERMIKLAQQYPHADGLLRRALNQAVRELLLAQASDWAFIMKTGTSVEYASKRTETHINCFNDLYEAITKGAINEDWLKEIEERDNIFPFVDYHVYAT from the coding sequence ATGGCTCGTGGTTATTTGGCAATTGTGCTTCACGCACATCTGCCGTTTGTTCGTCATCCAGAGCACGAAGATTTTTTAGAAGAGCGTTGGCTATTTGAAGCACTTACTGAAACCTACATTCCATTATTGCAAGTGTATCAAAATTTATTGCGTGATGGCGTAGATTTTCGTATTACTATGTCATTTTCACCACCACTTACTGCGATGCTGCGTGATCCATTGTTAATGCAGCGTTATGCAAAATATCTTGATCGCACTATTGAGTTAGCAAATCTTGAAATGGGTCGCACACGCAATGAACAGACATTTAATAGATTAGCGTGTATGTATCATGACCGTTTAAGCTCTATTCGAGATACTTATCGTAACTGCCAAGGCAATGTCTCTGCTGCTTTTGCTGCTATTGAGCGCATGGGGATGTTGGAGATTATTACTTGTACCGCAACGCATCAGTTTTTCCCGCTTGCTGATCGCAATTGGACTACGATGCGTGCACAAGTACAGATAGCTGCTGACCATCATGAGCACCATTTTGGCAAACGTGCTCCTGGAATGTGGCTAGCTGAGTGTGGCTATGTTAGCGGTATTGAAGAATTATTGCGAGAAGCTGGCATCCGTTACTTTTTTGTCGATACACACGGCTTGTTATTTGCAGAACCACGACCTTTATACGGCATTTTTTCACCAACATTTTGTCCAACAGGGGTGGCGGCTTTTGCGCGGGACCCCGAGAGTTCAAAACAAGTATGGAGTGCACAAGAAGGTTATCCTGGTGATCCGGTTTATCGCGAATTTTATCGTGATATTGGTTTTGATCTACCACTTTCTTATATTCGTCCTTATATTCATCCTGATGGTATTAGAGTTCAGACCGGCCTTAAGTATTACCGTATTACTTCGCGCAATAGTGAATATAAAGAGCCATATGACCCGGGATTGGCTGAGAGTAAAGCTGCTGAGCACGCAGCAAATTTTTTGTTTAATCGTGAGCGTCAAATTGAGTATCTGTGTGAACGTATGGATCGTAAACCAATTATTGTAGCACCATACGATGCAGAGCTTTTTGGCCATTGGTGGTATGAGGGTCCACATTTCTTAGAATTATTATTTCGCAAGATGCAGTATGATCAAGCAACAGTTTCGCCGATATTACCATCAGAGTATCTTAATGAATATCCAACTAATCAAGTTGCGCGTCCGGCAACATCATCATGGGGCTATAAGGGTTATGGTGAAGTCTGGCTTGACCAAAGCAACCATTGGATTTATCCGCATTTGCATAAAATTGCCGAACGTATGATTAAATTAGCACAGCAATATCCACACGCAGATGGTTTATTACGGCGTGCTTTAAATCAAGCGGTAAGAGAATTATTATTAGCACAGGCTAGTGACTGGGCTTTTATTATGAAAACTGGTACCTCGGTTGAATATGCTTCAAAACGTACTGAAACTCATATCAATTGTTTTAATGATCTCTATGAGGCAATTACAAAAGGTGCCATAAACGAAGATTGGCTTAAAGAAATTGAAGAACGTGATAACATATTTCCGTTTGTTGATTATCATGTATATGCAACATAA